DNA from Leptolyngbya iicbica LK:
AGCTGAGCAACAACCGCCAAATCACCCGTCACTATGACGCCGGTCGTCCGCTGGTAGGCATTTTGCAAAACTTCTCTAACCAGAGCAAAAAGTCCAAATCCCAAGAAGAAGAGATTGAGCAGTGGAAGCAATCACTCACCTTTCAAAGTCAAGAATTAAATCGGCGTGAGTTAGAACTTGAAACCCGCCAAGAACAAGTTGAACAGGCTGAAGCTGATCTAGAAAAACTCGAAGCGCAGCGACAGGAAATTGAGTCGTCTCAACAAGAACTGGATCAGTTAAAAGAAGAACTGGATCGCAAACATCAAGAACTGCAAGGGGCGTGGGATCATCTCAACGGTGAAATCCGGCGGTTTGAAGAGCGCCAAGAAGACGCCTCGCAAAATGCGGGCCTGGATGAAGCCCAAAGCCAGCAGCTGCAAGAAGCCTTAGAACGTCTCACCAATGCAGTGACCCCCACAGAGGGGCTTCGCGAACAACTTAACTTGGCTTACGAGCTCGTCAACCAGCAGCAATCTCTCTTATCTGAGCGCCAGCAGTCACTGGCAACGCAACAGCAGCAGCTAGACGAAAGACGAGGTCAGCTGCAGCAAGAAATTGAAACCCTGACTGGTCATTGGCAAGGCTGGCATGATGCCGAAGCTGCTTTGAATAGTCGTAAAGCTGACTTAAAAGTGCAGCAGCAGACTCTAGCCGACAAGCAAGCTGATGTGCAGACGTTGTCTCAGCAGTTGCAATCGCAAAGCAATCTATATCAGCAAGTTTACGAACTGCTGAATACCTCTGACAAAGTCCGTCTGAGCGACAAAGTTGACGTTGCTGCGTTGGATGCCTTACCGCTTGATGAGTTGCAAAAGGTCGTTACAGATTTAGAAAAAGACTTAGAAAAAGTCTCTCGGTTTGTGAATGACCAAGAAGAAGAATTAAAACTGGAACAAGAGGCGATTGACGAACTGAAGCAACGGATGGAGCAAGTGAGTGAATTCGATCGCTTGCAGCTGGAAACAGAACTCGCCGAAGAGCAAGACCGCTACCAAATGCTCAATGAGACCTTGGTTGGTCAACGACGCAATCTACTTGAGCGGGAAGAGGTATTGAGTCAGCATCAGGCCGTATTGCGACGGCGACAGGGGCTAGCAACGGAAGAAGCGCCCGTCAATGTGGTGGATTTGGAGCCGATTTTGAAACAAATTGATGCTCAACGCCAGCAAACTTCGGACACCTTGCAGCAGTGTGAGTCTGAGATCAAAGAGATACAGGCCCGCCTCGACACGATGAAAAAAGAGGTTGAGGAGAAATCGGCTGAGCTCGCAACCGGGCGTGAAGATTTAAAAGGCCAAGATTTGCAATTGCGAGAAAAGCAGGGCGAATTAGGGGCTCTGGAAGGACGAATTCAAATCTTGACCGAGGTTTTAACGCCGCTGCAAGAACAGCACGACGGCATGCGGCAAAAGTTAGACGACATGTCGGAGTCACTATCTCAATTCCAGGAGGCTAGCGATTATCAGTTGCAGGCGATCGCAGAGGTCAAGCAACTGATTTCGACGCTGACTTCCCATGACGCTTCTGAAGCAATGTCAGCTTAGGGCAGCTAGCCGTTAACGACTCTCTAGAGTTAGAAGAGGTGATCATCTTCTCTTGGGCTGGCTCAGAAAGCTTTCTTGTGCTTGCTTTGCCAATCATTCACAGATGATGTGAGAGGATGACTGAAAAGTAATCAACATCAATCGCTATGGCAGATCAAGTCATTTGGGTCAATGAGCAAATTGATCCCTGCGGCATCGTTTATTCTTGCATTGCCTGTGTGGATGAGCAGCAGGCTCAGGCTTGTCATGCTTCCTTTAAAGCGAACCTGAGTGAAGAACAAAAAGCGGCAGGCTGGGTAGCCCAGATGCGCCAAGTACAGTCATGGGAAGATGTGCCCGTGAGTGCTCTAAAACTGAGCTACTGAGGCCACAGGTCATCCCCTCATAGTTTTTTGGGGGAGACAGACAAAAATCCCATGCCGAGCCGTAGCACATGATGCGTCGCTCAAGCGCAGCCATGCTCCGAGGGCCATGGACAATTTATAAGGATGGGCAATGCTTCCAGAAATCTCATATCGCCTAAATGCTAGAAGGGGCGAGTTTAACCGACTGCTGATTAATTAACCTAACAGTGCGAAAACTAAACTCGCCCCCTATCGGGATATGGATTGTTAGACGCCGTCGAATGGGGCGATCGCGCCATTAATCTGACGATCGCCCCCTGCTCCCTAGTACTTGTAGCTGTCAGTCTTAAACGGACCGTTTAAAGGCACGTTGATGTACTTGGCTTGCTGCTCGGTCAGTTGCGTGACTACGCCACCAAAGCCTTCCACCATATAGCGAGCAACTTCTTCGTCCAGGTGCTTAGGTAGCACTTCAACAGTAATAGAAGTGGCTTTTTCTTCAGGAGACTTGTCGGCAAACTTACGCTCAAACAAGTGCATTTGCGCCAGCACTTGGTTGGCAAAGGAGCCGTCCATAATGCGGGAGGGGTGCCCAGTGGCGTTGCCCAAGTTGACCAACCGCCCCTCGGCGAGTAGCAGCAAGAAATCATCCTGATCGTCGCTGCGATAAACCTGATGCACTTGGGGTTTCACCTCTTCCCAGCGCCAGTTTTGGCGCATGTAGGCGGTATCAATTTCGTTATCAAAGTGGCCAATGTTGCACACTACTGCGCCACGCTTCAATGCTGCCAGCATGTAAGCATCGCAGACATTGACGTTACCCGTGGCGGTGACCAACAGGTCGGTGTTGCCTAGCAGGGCACGATCAATGCAGCTTTCGGTGCCGTCGTTTTGCCCCCCAATGTAAGGAGACACGACTTCATAGCCATCCATACAAGCCTGCATGGCGCAGATAGGGTCGCATTCCGCAACCTTCACAATCATGCCTTCTTGACGGAGGGAAGCGGCAGAGCCTTTGCCCACATCGCCATAGCCGATCACGAGGGCTTTCTTACCCGCCATCAGGTGGTCGGTGGCGCGCTTAATGGCGTCATTTAAGCTGTGACGGCAACCATATTTGTTGTCATTCTTGGCTTTGGTGATGGAGTCGTTAACGTTAATGGC
Protein-coding regions in this window:
- the hmpF gene encoding pilus motility taxis protein HmpF, which codes for MLYLAEVQRKTGFIGSGKADFKLLACQRGDTWTGVPGDETIAAPDDASYNAGALVMVELSNNRQITRHYDAGRPLVGILQNFSNQSKKSKSQEEEIEQWKQSLTFQSQELNRRELELETRQEQVEQAEADLEKLEAQRQEIESSQQELDQLKEELDRKHQELQGAWDHLNGEIRRFEERQEDASQNAGLDEAQSQQLQEALERLTNAVTPTEGLREQLNLAYELVNQQQSLLSERQQSLATQQQQLDERRGQLQQEIETLTGHWQGWHDAEAALNSRKADLKVQQQTLADKQADVQTLSQQLQSQSNLYQQVYELLNTSDKVRLSDKVDVAALDALPLDELQKVVTDLEKDLEKVSRFVNDQEEELKLEQEAIDELKQRMEQVSEFDRLQLETELAEEQDRYQMLNETLVGQRRNLLEREEVLSQHQAVLRRRQGLATEEAPVNVVDLEPILKQIDAQRQQTSDTLQQCESEIKEIQARLDTMKKEVEEKSAELATGREDLKGQDLQLREKQGELGALEGRIQILTEVLTPLQEQHDGMRQKLDDMSESLSQFQEASDYQLQAIAEVKQLISTLTSHDASEAMSA
- the ahcY gene encoding adenosylhomocysteinase produces the protein MTAQVLKQDYKVADITLADWGRKEIAIAESEMPALIKIREKYRASQPLKGAKIIGCIHMTIQTAVLIETLQALGAEVRWSSCNIFSTQDHAAAAIAAAGTPVFAWKGETEEEYMWCIEQTCRTPDGDLWDANMILDDGGDLTGHIHEKYPHMLDSIHGVTEETTTGVHRLLEMLEHGELKVPAINVNDSITKAKNDNKYGCRHSLNDAIKRATDHLMAGKKALVIGYGDVGKGSAASLRQEGMIVKVAECDPICAMQACMDGYEVVSPYIGGQNDGTESCIDRALLGNTDLLVTATGNVNVCDAYMLAALKRGAVVCNIGHFDNEIDTAYMRQNWRWEEVKPQVHQVYRSDDQDDFLLLLAEGRLVNLGNATGHPSRIMDGSFANQVLAQMHLFERKFADKSPEEKATSITVEVLPKHLDEEVARYMVEGFGGVVTQLTEQQAKYINVPLNGPFKTDSYKY